GCTGCCCTCACCACCAAAGCTGGTCGCGCATTGGGTGAGCCCCTCCCACCAGCCATATTCGACCCCGGCGTGGAACGCGCCGATCGCACCGCTGACCGCGATGGCGAGCGTCGCGAGCGCCACCAAGGGCGCCCGTGCCGGCGCTACGACGAACGACAGCGCCGCCAGCACGATCGCGGTGTAGTGCGGCCAGCGCTGCCACATGCACATCTCGCACGGGAACAGGCCAAAGCCATATTGGCTGGTCAGCGCGCCCGC
The genomic region above belongs to Sphingomonas sp. J315 and contains:
- a CDS encoding disulfide bond formation protein B, which translates into the protein MTPSRTAQSLALLIPLALIAGALTSQYGFGLFPCEMCMWQRWPHYTAIVLAALSFVVAPARAPLVALATLAIAVSGAIGAFHAGVEYGWWEGLTQCATSFGGEGSALDRIMNAPVVRCDVAPWDLFGVSLAGWNAIFSLGGALVIAILLLKGRKT